The DNA window GCCGCCAAAAGACCGGCGgcaacggcagcagcagcacttaGACTGGCACCACTGCCAGGACCTGGGGTGGCCGAGCCACAGGACTCCACACTGGACTCGTCCTGGTGGTGGGCAAAGCCATGATGATTATGAtgatgctgatgatgatgcgGGTGGTGGTGCGgcaggtggtggtggtggtgcgagTGACGGTGCGCCAGTAGCAGATCCTGCTGGCAGCCGGCGGCTGTGGAATCGGGCGTGGACCGGTCCTCGATATCGATGTCCGAATCATCATTCGAGAGTTCCAGTTCTGTttcaaaacagaaaaaaaaaaaaagcttttaagtttttgaaaaaagaaaaaaggaggatTTTGAAAAGGATATCATATGGAAACGCGTGCAACCACTTGCGATAGAAAGTAATTATCCTTATTGGGCTAAATATCcttatcgaaaaaaaaaataataaagtggGCGTCGGTCCACGATAAGGACGAATCGGATGAGTTgcaatttgtaatttttgtaatttggaGTAATCAACATGTTATTTATATCCTGCCAACACATCCTGATTCCTATAATAGGACTCGGCGGACTCACAGGACTCTGCGGGCTGTCTGATTAAATTCACGTGTCGTCTGTGGCTCTCGATTGTGTTTCCCATTGGAATTTTCATAGCTTTATCCTTGACACTGggagaaatattttatatttcggACTAGGTTTaaggaatattattttttaaaattaaaaatcaaggGAGCTATTTGTTAAgacattttttaaaggtttttttatttaataatttatatagtttaagaaattttcttttataaacttttaaaaaacattttttttataaaaatagccTGCTCTTTCGTcacaaaaataccaaaaagatccgaaaaattcatattttaagaggtttttcttgctttttagattatttttaatttagtaatttagtaattttaagattactatttaaagattattactttaataatttatatattaacattaatatattatagaaattgaactaatgaatttttttgaattaatAAACATAGCATGCGCTTTCGTcaccaaaatacaaaaaaaagatccctgaattcatattttaatattaatattaagaggtttttcttgctttttagattatttttatataatttaaatattattttgttattttagcTATAAGATTACTATTTCAAGATTACtactttaataatttatatattttatagccaGGATAAAGGATATCTTTGAAAGGATATTTTCCTAAAGGTTTAAAACTCTTTGAAATTTTCttcctaaaataaaataaaccacaattatatattttatataaaaaaaagtattattttaaattgttttaaataaagctatttttttttaaaaagatataCAAAATTTATACACCCTTTtagattattttaaaacaatttcccattcagtatatatatttttttcaagtgtctGTACATCTTTGACTCTGAATAGTCCTTCGCCACAGGCGCTCACGTGTGTCCGCCCAGCAAGGAatcctgtgtgtgtgttttttttttgcattttttccgCCCCTTTTAAAGGgcggaaattatttttatatctgTGTATATTTTAACCCCAAATGGATTTCGACTTGTGATTCTATTTATACCGATACTGAGCAGACAGGATTCGAGGAAACAGGATTCAGTGGcttgggtgggtgggtggcttGGGAGGTTATTCAATTATGTGTGGAATGTGTGGAAGGATATCCTGGGGAGCGTCTCGAGTGAGTCCTTTTCTTTTTCCTCGAAAAGTCACGTCGTATCAATTTGCGGCACAATTGCCATTTAATAGGCACTTGAACTGTGAGATATATGTTATGGACATAtgcttaagaaaaaaaaaaaaaaactgaacagatatatataatatgaatatatgtattttttagcGCGTGTGCCGGCAATTTAGTCTGGTTTAAGGATGACGTACTTTCGCATTTCGCAATTTAGTTGAAGGACTCAATTattggaatatttttaaacacacGTTCCTTTAGAAAGTCCTTtacaagaaagaaaataagGTAAAGTGAAAGTTCTACTTTCTCTCACACATAACTGACAACAATTAGCCCCTAAATAGTTCTAATTGTTGAGctaaactttatttaatgtCATGACTAATTAGCAAAACAACCCAAAAACCCCACACGGAGCTACGAGGACCAAAAAGCAAAGTCTGAGGACGAAAAAGCACCTGAGGCCTTATGCTATGCACTTGCGAAAAAAATAGTtactatctttaaaaattatttaaaattgaatttgtattttaaagataATGAATAGAAGTACAAGGAAGATGTCTTTGGGCACATaaattatcaaaatttttacaaaaagcatgcttttcaAAGTATTTTCAATAATAACTCACGTTTTTGGAGTATTATCAATAATAGAGCATGCTTTTAAGagtattttcattaaaaaaaagcatgctttttcattattatgtataaaaaaaatgatttttcttcattagttttaattagaaagcaatcttttaaagtattttctttaaaaaagcatgctttttgagAACAAAAGCGAGTTTTTTgacaaattttattaaaagagcATGCTTTCTATTACATTTTTACTCAAAAACCCCgatttttgagaatttttcttaaaagaaagtatgttttttaagaatttgtcACTacaaaagcatgcttttttgaGAATTTTCATTAAGAAAAGCGTTTTTTTGAGacttattttaaaaagcatgctttttgtacatttttacTAACAAAATCCTgcttttctataatttttattaaaaaaaagcgtgttttttgagatttttttttaaaagcatgctttttgtaCATTTCTACTAACAAAATCCGGCTTTTTAAGAGTTTTCAGtaaaaaaaagcatgcttttgaGGAATTTTTCATTAACAAAAGCATGTTTTTTGAGTATTATCATAAAAGAGCAtgacttttaaaaattttcagtacaaaaagcatgctttctgagtattcttataaaaaaaaagcatgctttttgagTGTTTTCAGtacaaaaagcatgctttttgggTATTTTAGTACAAAGAGCAtgtttttttcagaaatttcagtacaaaaagcatgctttttgagTAGTTCCAGtacaaaaagcatgctttttgggTATTTTTAGTACAAAGAGCATGTTTTTTCAGAAGTTTCAGtacaaaaagcatgctttttgagTAGTTCCAGTACAAAAAGCAGGCTTTTTGAGTAGTTCCAGTACAAAAAGCAGGCATTTTGAGTAGTTTCAGTACAAAAAGCATGATTTTTGAGTATTTTCAGTACAAAAACCATGCTTTTTGAGTATTTTCAGTACAAAAACCATGCTTTTTGAGTATTTTCAGtacaaaaagcatgctttctaagtaaaattttacaaaaagcaTACTTTCTgagtatttttattaaaaaaatcatgcttttttatagtttgtgaaaatttttaaCAAGTTTTTCTCAGTGTCCTTTCGCAGCCTGTGCGTGGGCGTCACAAGGATTTGTCATAGCATTCATATCCCACATGTCCCTGTGCCAGGAGccagacaaaaacaaaaacaaaaacgaaaacgaaataaatagaaaacaatGAAAAGTGCTTGTACGTGACAAATTGCTTGAGAACAGGTTACGGAGCAAAGCAGTCCTGCGCCAACAAAACCAACCAAACAAGGCAGTccacaattaaattattgccCCAAGCGTCCCCCCCTACTGCCACTCCATTCCACTCGCCATTCGTTGCCACGCCCCCACACCCACCCACTGttaaaagttttgtttttgtgataATTGTGCGGAGGTGTTAGATTTAAATGCCAAAGGCAGGATAAATGAGAGTAAAAGGACGAGTGCGAGAAGGACACTGAGCAAGGCAATTTGTCAGCGATTTTAGACACTCATCCCcccacaacaacaataacataaACAACATCAAAGAAGGGGACAAAAAGGATGGAGAATAAAGAAGAGAGACTAATTGGCCAAACAATGTCGTTTAAGACATACGACTTTTGAGGTTATGTTTGATTAACAATTAAGtggctttttgctttttcattaattaaaataataatgggGGTAGGTCTTTAGGTGTTTTTAGGCTTTTTTAGGCGTTTATTCCTCaataagcttttaaaattgtaatttaaTCCCTTTTTTATACTTCAAGTAAGTGAGGTTAGTGTTTGTTTACAAAATCATGTTCAAAcatgtttggttttttgtaaaaacttctaaaaaaagcttaaaaaacgTTACAAAAATAAGGTCTTTGAGAGAAAGTCATTTATATTAAGATTAATACAtctaaaaatactaaaaataaataactattttaataaaatagaaataaaagatcttcaaaatttcgaaaaaatttttttttaacatcaATTAGTCTTAGGCAatgttattaatttaaatagttattattaatataaattcaataataagttcataattaaatatgccataaaaacatttgaaattaatgaagtccacatttttaaaaatgtaagatattaatattaaaatgaagatataatattaaataaaaactagtTGTTAAAGTCAATGGAATATTTCTATAGATTAGAGTTCGATTTTACtagatttttattaaaatattttcaaggctatatttatattttatagaatagatattatataaaactcACCCGAATCTGTTTGCCGTCGAGTGATCAAATCTCCCAGGAGATCGCGTATCAAAAAGGACTTTGAACTCTGCATTTCGATGAAGGATTAAGGTGCTTTCTCCGTTTGGATGtttgtttctttaaaataaaatattatcccTCTTGCAAAATAAAGTTGTTTTAGTTCCGTATTTTAAGGCAAACACTctattaaaatcattttcagcacttttataaactttaacaaaaaaaattcaaagaacttttatggtttttttttatttttttatcaagTCCGGCGGGTTTTGGGTTTATATCCTGCCAGTCCAGGATGTGTGTAATTAAATATTCTccacgcacacacacgcactccacgcacaaaaaaaaaaaaacaagtaacTGTAACTGTAACTGTAAACAGAACCGTTAAGCGCCGCGTCAAATGAACAACTGAAATGCGAAACGCCGAACGTTTATTAATCCTTTTAGCGAACATCGTCAGGATTCAGGATTCAACCTCCAGCCTCCCCCCCCCCACCTATAGATGTGGAAAGGCAAGTGAATTACGCGGATTTGTTGCTGTAAACGAGACAGTTTAGCGTCGACGCTGGCAGagctaacaacaacaacaacaacaacaaaaataaataataataaaaaaaaaataaacacatatCCTGGGAAACTTTTGCAATGGCCGCTGCCATTTAACCGTTATTTAATCAGTCCATCTGTTGCCATCTCGTTTACACGCAAACTTCCGTCGGCCGTTAGCCATTTTGTTTACCGTTAGACGGGTAGAGAGCATATCTATGCATCTCTATCTACGCACAGGGTTGCCGCCATGCCATTGGCCAATGATTGGGATAACAACCCTTAAAGGAATATCCTGTAAAACAACCCCTGTTTAAGCTTTCTTTCAGGCAGGTCCTGACAGTCCCGTTATAGTCGTTAGTCGTATTTCTGAGAAGCTCGCGGAAGGACCAAAGCCAAGCGTCGCAGGACAGGATAACCCTGTCCAAGCCGTCGGCAAGTCGACAACCCTAATCAGGGCTCATAATTACTTTAAAATCTTGaatagaattttaattttttttgtttttttttttttatttaaatataaatattttaaagtccTTGCTAAGGACTAAGGACTATGGTCTAAGCAGGAGGTGATGGTTATGATGGAAGGAATACGACATATACCTGTTTAGTTCTTGCCCTGATCGATCAGATCCAAGGCCGATATCGCCGCTCCCAGGAGGTGGATGGAGCCAGTTACCAGAACATCTATCTCTCCATTGTCTCCGTTGTCCAGAGGATATCTCGCCCGGATGGCGGTGAAGACCTCACAGACAGTGCCGTACACCTGACTCCGATCCTCCTGGCCAAGACGATGGCATATTTCCCGCCActcctggccaattcccttgGCCCGTTTCAGTTGCATGTCGGGCGTGAATCGGACCATCACCTGGCTGGGAGCATTGGGCGTGGTGGTGGACAGATTGGGCACAAAACAGACCATGTCGAAGGCGCAGCTGCTGTTCACCACCTCCAGCAGTGGCCCCACACCCGACTCTCCCGTACGATTGAAGATCAAGATCTTGGGGTTACTtctgttacaaaaaaaaaaggataatattaCTCATCCTCCTGGTCCATCTAGAATCTAGGTGACTCACCTTCCCTTGATGCTCTTGGTGAACCAATCCATGCACACGGCTATGCTCTCGACGGTGTGGGCGCCGTCCAGATGCAGTCTGATTCCCCGCCAGTCCACCAGCTGGCACCTGCCCGGCCAGTGGCTGTGGGCAAGTCCCTCCAGGATCTGATCATTGATGACGAGCTCGTTGGGCGACCAGGGCGTCGGCGGGAGGGGTTTCTTCGTCTGTCGGGACATCCAATCCATCGCCAACTGTATGGCCAGAGATCCGTTCAGTCTAATGACATGATTGAAGGTCGGCCAGTGTCTGGAATACTTCTCATCCCCCTGGAAGTAGTCCTCGGTGGCGGGAACCTCACAGAACAGAGTGGCTCCCTTCTCCTCAACCCGCTGCCGTATCACCCGGAGGCACTCCTCCTGCGCGGCATGCGTGAAGACATGTGATCCTGGCTTGATGATGCCCGCCTTCTGCCAGGCAATCTCTCCCAGTGTCCGTCCCAGGAGTTCCGTGTGCTCCAGCCCCAATGATGTGATGCCCACAGTTTGTACATTTCGTAAAATATTCGTGCAGTCTCGGTCTCCGCCAATGCCCACCTCCAGCACGGCCACGTCCACATTCTCCGCCACAAAGACATGAAAGCCCAGTATGGTCAGGAACTTGAAATAGGCTGGCATGTCGTGCTCATGCTCTCGCCGCTCCCACAGCAGGTTGTAGACCTTCCAGAAGTGTTCCGTGAACTTTGCCTTGGCCAGTGGCTGGCCATCGATACGGATGCGTTCGTTGGTGGACAGGATGTGGGGTGAGGTGTAGAGTCCAGTACGGAAGCCATGGTGGCGCAGCAAAGACTCGGTCAAAGCGCAAGTAGAACCCTGGAAGGGAAACACTCCATATGTTAAGTACTATCAGAAGTCTGCGATTATGTTTATATATCTGATATATACATTATTTTGTTATCTATACCAACATGCCGAAAGGAACGGAGCTCCCATAATGGGACATATGATAGttccaaaaacaagaaataacTGGAAAGGGAGGTTGGGGATCATAATACGACTCGGAGGTACCCTTAGTTGGAATTCtcttccccttttttttaaacaaaaaaaagacctAGGCTGTTCTAGTTCTTTAGAATGAAATAATATACTTTTCAGACTTTCATTGAAAAGTAAACTGATATACCCtttgaaaaaagaaaccatAATGGGTACCAAAAACCCAAACAGATCcatcaaaaaaatatcaaattgaaAGCTAAACAAATCTTATCAGCAGAAGAGCGATTAGCAGCGTTCTAATTCCTATAATTCTCCCGTCTTATAGAGAGACAACT is part of the Drosophila bipectinata strain 14024-0381.07 chromosome XL, DbipHiC1v2, whole genome shotgun sequence genome and encodes:
- the Fpgs1 gene encoding putative folylpolyglutamate synthase codes for the protein MAAHQLSRLVRRTCHAAANTNPHLLRTLSSTVIPRRMEDIRYTAQQEFSSSSLADLVLYHQKTPLKFKSNGCENGSNHDHVYNNDVNEGFEIAIQKLNSLQSNDAALRNSIKNPKVDTVVDTIKYLERSGLPLETLEQLSFIHVAGTKGKGSTCALTESLLRHHGFRTGLYTSPHILSTNERIRIDGQPLAKAKFTEHFWKVYNLLWERREHEHDMPAYFKFLTILGFHVFVAENVDVAVLEVGIGGDRDCTNILRNVQTVGITSLGLEHTELLGRTLGEIAWQKAGIIKPGSHVFTHAAQEECLRVIRQRVEEKGATLFCEVPATEDYFQGDEKYSRHWPTFNHVIRLNGSLAIQLAMDWMSRQTKKPLPPTPWSPNELVINDQILEGLAHSHWPGRCQLVDWRGIRLHLDGAHTVESIAVCMDWFTKSIKGRSNPKILIFNRTGESGVGPLLEVVNSSCAFDMVCFVPNLSTTTPNAPSQVMVRFTPDMQLKRAKGIGQEWREICHRLGQEDRSQVYGTVCEVFTAIRARYPLDNGDNGEIDVLVTGSIHLLGAAISALDLIDQGKN